A section of the Cuniculiplasma divulgatum genome encodes:
- a CDS encoding pyridoxamine 5'-phosphate oxidase family protein, whose protein sequence is MSSVSNVHRHPERAVRDRDVAYSILDQAMMAYVAFADNGVIFNIPMTFARIGNSVFFHSSKQGRFYNVLISGNSVCAGITILDGIVLAKSAFNTSMNYRSVMIFGSMVDVEDYDRKYAISEALAEKMVPGRWNDCRHPSRAEISATGFLELPLEQMSVKVNISGPSEKKVDVTLPHWSGVIAMKTARSAMPLDASVELPEYLAKYFS, encoded by the coding sequence ATGAGTTCAGTCAGCAATGTGCACAGGCATCCCGAAAGGGCGGTAAGAGACAGGGATGTAGCATATTCAATATTGGATCAGGCAATGATGGCCTATGTTGCATTCGCCGATAATGGTGTAATATTCAACATTCCAATGACTTTCGCAAGAATAGGCAATTCTGTATTCTTCCATTCTTCAAAGCAGGGCAGGTTCTACAATGTGCTTATATCTGGAAACAGCGTTTGTGCTGGTATTACAATATTAGATGGGATAGTCCTGGCCAAGAGTGCCTTTAACACATCCATGAATTACAGATCTGTTATGATATTTGGAAGCATGGTGGATGTGGAAGATTATGATAGAAAGTATGCCATTTCAGAAGCTCTCGCTGAGAAGATGGTTCCAGGGCGATGGAATGACTGCAGACATCCGTCAAGGGCCGAAATCAGCGCGACTGGATTTCTTGAACTTCCACTTGAGCAGATGTCAGTGAAAGTCAATATCAGCGGTCCCTCGGAGAAAAAAGTGGACGTCACACTACCACACTGGTCAGGAGTTATAGCAATGAAGACTGCTAGGTCAGCCATGCCGCTTGATGCATCAGTTGAGCTTCCTGAATATCTTGCAAAATACTTTTCCTAG